In the genome of Bradyrhizobium arachidis, one region contains:
- a CDS encoding Crp/Fnr family transcriptional regulator, whose product MAVTAPDLKAFLLATPFFGGLADPSLELLMSMLVERRFGAGAIVVAEGEPGRSMFIVKSGRLAVSKRATAGSVVPISVLEPGDFFGEMTLIEMQNRSATVIAEMPTVLYELTAHNLYACYKADIHAYVIVLQNINRELCRRLRRADDRFAGRVGDGN is encoded by the coding sequence ATGGCTGTCACTGCCCCCGACCTGAAAGCGTTCCTGCTCGCAACGCCATTCTTCGGCGGTCTTGCGGACCCCAGCCTCGAGCTCCTGATGTCGATGCTGGTCGAGCGACGCTTCGGGGCCGGCGCAATTGTCGTCGCGGAAGGCGAGCCGGGACGCTCGATGTTCATCGTCAAGTCCGGTCGCCTCGCGGTGAGCAAACGAGCGACTGCAGGGAGCGTCGTCCCGATCTCCGTTCTGGAGCCTGGTGATTTCTTCGGCGAGATGACGCTGATCGAAATGCAGAACCGCTCCGCCACGGTGATCGCGGAGATGCCGACGGTGCTGTACGAGCTGACCGCCCACAATCTCTACGCCTGCTACAAGGCCGACATCCACGCCTACGTGATCGTTCTGCAGAACATCAATCGCGAGCTGTGCCGGCGGCTGCGAAGGGCCGATGATCGGTTCGCCGGGCGGGTGGGTGATGGCAATTGA
- a CDS encoding FAD-dependent oxidoreductase yields MAQDEVQRTDRNALMAQFTRPEQTFPALAPAEIERLRHFGELRRYKDGELLFETGKQGPGMFVVLAGHVAITQRDGLGHVTPVIDQGPGQFLAELGQLSGRPALVDGRAEGEVEVLLVPPNRLRALLVAEAELGERIMRALILRRVNLIQGGIGGPVLIGPSHSAGVVRLQGFLTRNGQPHHLLDPDSEHDAAEIITRYSPKPEDWPLVVTADGTVLRNPSETQLGRAIGMIGGAKDDRIYDVAIVGCGPAGLATAVYAASEGLSVAVVDTRAFGGQAGASARIENYLGFPTGISGQALAGRAFTQAQKFGAEIMIPMSVKSLDCSRAHGAFALALDCGDTLRSRAVVVASGARYRRPDIANLDKFEGRGVWYWASPVEARLCAGEEVALVGAGNSAGQAAVFLSGHAKRVLMIIRGGGLGASMSRYLIERIEATPNIELMFNTEITALEGDETSLLRRIRWKSRLSDDEDETEIRNLFLFVGADPATGWLDGCGVTLDRGGFVVTGAQSELNQGKLVAPLETSVPGVYAVGDVRSGSVKRVGGAIGEGAQVVASLHGYLGDAAKPAL; encoded by the coding sequence ATGGCCCAGGACGAGGTGCAACGAACCGACAGGAACGCGCTTATGGCGCAGTTCACGCGTCCCGAGCAGACCTTTCCGGCGCTGGCGCCTGCCGAGATCGAGCGCCTGCGCCATTTCGGCGAGCTGAGGCGCTATAAGGACGGCGAGCTGCTGTTCGAGACCGGCAAACAAGGGCCGGGCATGTTCGTGGTGCTGGCGGGCCACGTCGCCATCACCCAGCGCGACGGGCTCGGCCACGTCACGCCGGTGATAGACCAGGGGCCGGGACAGTTCCTGGCCGAGCTCGGCCAGCTCTCGGGCAGGCCGGCGCTGGTCGACGGACGCGCGGAGGGCGAGGTCGAGGTGCTCCTCGTTCCGCCGAACCGGCTGCGTGCGCTGCTGGTGGCCGAAGCCGAGCTTGGCGAGCGCATCATGCGCGCGCTGATCCTGCGCCGGGTCAATCTGATCCAGGGCGGCATCGGCGGGCCCGTGCTGATCGGGCCGTCGCACTCCGCCGGCGTGGTGCGCCTGCAAGGCTTTCTCACCCGCAACGGCCAGCCGCATCATCTGCTCGACCCCGACAGCGAGCATGACGCGGCCGAGATCATCACGCGCTATTCGCCGAAGCCGGAGGATTGGCCGCTCGTCGTCACCGCCGACGGCACCGTGCTGCGCAATCCCAGCGAAACCCAGCTCGGCCGCGCGATCGGCATGATCGGCGGCGCCAAGGACGATCGCATCTACGACGTTGCGATCGTCGGCTGCGGACCGGCGGGACTTGCAACCGCGGTCTACGCGGCGTCCGAAGGTCTGTCGGTCGCGGTCGTCGACACCCGCGCTTTCGGCGGCCAGGCCGGCGCCAGCGCACGCATCGAAAACTATCTGGGCTTTCCCACCGGCATCTCGGGCCAGGCGCTGGCGGGGCGCGCTTTCACCCAGGCGCAGAAATTCGGCGCCGAGATCATGATTCCGATGTCGGTGAAATCGCTGGACTGCTCGCGCGCCCACGGCGCCTTCGCGCTGGCGCTGGATTGCGGCGACACCTTGCGCTCGCGCGCGGTGGTGGTCGCGAGTGGCGCGCGCTATCGACGGCCTGACATCGCCAACCTCGACAAGTTCGAGGGCCGCGGCGTCTGGTACTGGGCCTCGCCGGTCGAGGCGCGGCTCTGCGCCGGCGAAGAGGTGGCGCTGGTCGGCGCCGGCAATTCGGCGGGGCAGGCGGCCGTGTTCCTGTCGGGCCACGCCAAGCGCGTGCTGATGATCATCCGCGGCGGCGGCTTAGGGGCCAGCATGTCGCGCTATCTCATCGAGCGCATCGAAGCGACGCCGAACATCGAATTGATGTTCAACACCGAGATCACCGCGCTCGAGGGCGACGAGACCTCGCTGTTGCGGCGTATCCGCTGGAAGAGCCGGCTGTCGGACGACGAGGATGAAACCGAGATCCGCAACCTCTTCCTGTTCGTCGGCGCCGACCCCGCCACCGGCTGGCTCGACGGCTGCGGCGTAACGCTCGACCGCGGCGGTTTCGTCGTCACCGGCGCACAGTCCGAGCTGAACCAGGGCAAGCTGGTGGCGCCGCTCGAGACCTCGGTGCCCGGCGTCTACGCCGTCGGCGACGTCCGCTCCGGCTCGGTCAAGCGCGTTGGCGGCGCCATCGGCGAGGGCGCACAGGTCGTGGCGTCCCTGCACGGCTATCTCGGCGACGCCGCAAAACCGGCGCTTTAG
- a CDS encoding EthD family reductase, producing the protein MAEIVVLYKTPKDAAAFDKYYAETHIPLAKKLPGLKKYAVSKGPVASPGGATGIHLVAILTFDSVADIQAAFASPEGNATGADVPKFASGGADILIFDTKEV; encoded by the coding sequence ATGGCTGAAATCGTCGTGCTCTACAAAACGCCCAAGGATGCCGCGGCCTTCGACAAATACTATGCCGAAACCCACATTCCACTCGCCAAGAAACTTCCCGGCCTGAAGAAATACGCCGTCAGCAAGGGACCGGTCGCATCTCCCGGCGGCGCGACCGGAATCCATCTTGTCGCCATTCTCACCTTCGACAGCGTTGCCGACATCCAGGCGGCATTCGCCAGCCCGGAAGGCAATGCGACCGGCGCTGACGTGCCGAAATTCGCCAGTGGCGGCGCTGACATCCTGATCTTCGACACCAAGGAGGTGTGA
- a CDS encoding LLM class flavin-dependent oxidoreductase: MIPFSVLDLAPIRQGGDATQAFRNSLDLAQHAERWGFKRFWLAEHHNMTGIASAATSVVIGHVAGGTKTIRVGSGGIMLPNHSPLVIAEQFGTLESLYPGRIDLGLGRAPGTDQFTARALRRDLATTSENFPHDVLELQALLGDVQPNQAIRAVPGMGTKVPLWILGSSTFGAQLAAMLGLPFAFASHFAPQMMMPALREYRARFEPSAQLDKPYAMIGVNVFAADSDAEAQRMFSSLQQQFINLRRGTPGPLPPPVEDMDTLWSPAEKAGVGQSLSCSAVGSPAVVEEKLRALIAETGADELMTTGQIYDHAARLRSFEIAAEVRDRLTQQPAVSA, translated from the coding sequence ATGATCCCCTTCTCCGTGCTCGACCTCGCACCCATCCGCCAGGGCGGCGATGCGACGCAGGCGTTCCGCAATTCGCTCGACCTTGCCCAGCATGCGGAACGCTGGGGCTTCAAGCGCTTCTGGCTGGCCGAGCATCACAACATGACGGGGATCGCGAGCGCGGCGACATCGGTGGTGATCGGGCATGTCGCGGGCGGCACTAAAACCATCCGCGTCGGGTCCGGCGGGATCATGCTGCCGAACCATTCACCGCTTGTCATCGCCGAGCAGTTCGGCACGCTGGAATCGCTTTATCCCGGGCGGATCGATCTCGGCCTTGGCCGCGCCCCGGGCACCGACCAGTTCACGGCGCGGGCCCTGCGGCGCGATCTCGCCACCACGTCCGAGAATTTTCCGCATGACGTGCTGGAATTGCAGGCGCTGCTCGGTGACGTGCAGCCGAACCAGGCGATCCGCGCCGTGCCCGGCATGGGGACGAAGGTGCCGCTCTGGATCCTGGGATCGAGCACGTTTGGCGCGCAGCTTGCGGCGATGCTCGGCCTGCCCTTCGCCTTCGCCTCGCATTTCGCGCCGCAGATGATGATGCCGGCACTGCGCGAATATCGTGCGCGCTTCGAGCCGTCGGCGCAGCTCGACAAGCCCTATGCGATGATCGGCGTCAACGTGTTCGCCGCCGACAGCGACGCGGAGGCGCAGCGCATGTTCTCCTCACTGCAGCAGCAGTTCATCAACCTGCGCCGCGGCACGCCGGGACCTCTGCCGCCGCCAGTCGAAGACATGGATACGCTGTGGTCGCCGGCCGAGAAGGCCGGCGTCGGGCAGTCGCTGTCCTGCTCCGCGGTCGGCTCGCCCGCCGTGGTGGAAGAGAAATTGAGGGCGCTGATCGCCGAGACCGGCGCGGACGAATTGATGACCACGGGCCAGATCTACGACCACGCCGCCCGGCTGCGCTCGTTCGAGATCGCAGCCGAGGTGCGGGATCGGCTGACGCAGCAGCCGGCGGTGAGTGCCTGA
- a CDS encoding twin-arginine translocation pathway signal, whose translation MTTVVFNRRTLLAAGGTLLAAGASGLLVPARAEGLAPTETMSGGANNYRRGAPIVERIGKGGFWMSGTVRRAGDGAPLAGQRIQIWAHTVEGQEHEPQSHGATLTDKDGKFRLEMPQIIPIFGQPHGHLAYDSGEFKTVFLRPVMRSPKETSLEAHFVLQSA comes from the coding sequence ATGACCACGGTCGTCTTTAACCGCCGCACCCTCCTCGCCGCCGGCGGCACTCTCCTTGCAGCCGGCGCATCCGGGCTTTTGGTGCCCGCCCGTGCCGAAGGCCTCGCGCCGACCGAAACCATGTCGGGCGGGGCGAACAATTATCGCAGGGGCGCGCCGATCGTGGAGCGGATCGGCAAGGGCGGCTTCTGGATGAGCGGCACCGTGCGCCGCGCCGGCGACGGGGCGCCGCTCGCCGGACAGCGCATCCAGATCTGGGCGCACACGGTCGAAGGCCAGGAGCACGAGCCGCAAAGTCACGGCGCCACGCTCACCGACAAGGATGGCAAGTTCCGCCTCGAGATGCCGCAGATCATTCCGATCTTCGGCCAGCCGCACGGTCACCTCGCCTATGACAGCGGTGAATTCAAGACCGTGTTCCTGCGGCCGGTGATGCGGAGCCCGAAGGAAACCAGCCTCGAGGCGCACTTCGTCCTTCAGTCCGCCTGA
- a CDS encoding ferric reductase-like transmembrane domain-containing protein codes for MTGWKLARVILIWVALALVIGVPIAAAATSEQLAWRGPVYILAGFAGIVALALVLVQPLLIGGYLPGFSAYRGRRAHHWIGGALALAIVIHVAGLWVTSPPDMIDALTYTSPTPFSPFGVTAMWAIFAVALLALLRRRLGLRPRTWRFVHMPLAVVIVAGSVAHCLLIEGTMETISKAALCALVLAATVKAMIDLQVWRKRRTLRGSEPA; via the coding sequence ATGACGGGGTGGAAGCTCGCCCGGGTGATCCTGATCTGGGTTGCCCTTGCTTTAGTCATTGGCGTGCCGATCGCCGCCGCCGCAACAAGCGAGCAACTCGCATGGCGCGGTCCGGTCTACATCCTCGCCGGCTTCGCCGGGATCGTTGCCCTCGCGCTCGTGCTCGTTCAGCCCCTGCTGATCGGTGGATATCTGCCGGGGTTCTCGGCCTATCGCGGACGGCGTGCGCATCACTGGATCGGCGGCGCGCTTGCGCTGGCGATCGTGATCCACGTCGCTGGCCTCTGGGTCACCAGTCCACCTGATATGATCGACGCGCTGACCTACACATCGCCGACGCCATTCTCTCCCTTTGGCGTCACCGCCATGTGGGCCATCTTCGCCGTCGCGCTACTGGCCCTCCTGCGCCGGCGATTGGGCCTGCGGCCGCGAACCTGGCGCTTCGTTCATATGCCGCTGGCGGTCGTCATCGTCGCCGGCAGCGTCGCCCATTGCCTGCTGATCGAGGGGACGATGGAGACGATCTCGAAGGCGGCGTTGTGTGCGCTGGTGCTTGCGGCGACCGTCAAGGCCATGATTGATCTTCAGGTGTGGCGAAAGCGAAGGACGCTGCGCGGCAGTGAGCCCGCGTAG